The following proteins are co-located in the Leptospira sp. WS4.C2 genome:
- a CDS encoding TetR/AcrR family transcriptional regulator has translation MKQKIIQTALKICEKEGYDSFSMRKLATKLALDPMAIYHYFENKDSLTNAMVEQIFQRFEKEVAVTYKNPRRNLIGILVEYWLLFIEYPGMSFFLIKNSYDSFPSVISLNHTLQTLLKTIYPESDEKRILNIIIDFIHGNALASHSLGKGKTKGQAVHSNKKEFESSLSYLLDLFN, from the coding sequence ATGAAACAAAAAATTATTCAAACAGCTTTGAAAATTTGTGAAAAAGAGGGGTATGATTCATTTAGTATGCGGAAATTAGCAACAAAATTGGCACTAGATCCAATGGCAATTTACCATTATTTTGAAAACAAAGACTCCCTGACCAACGCTATGGTGGAACAGATTTTTCAACGATTTGAAAAAGAGGTTGCGGTTACTTATAAAAATCCTAGAAGAAATTTAATAGGAATATTAGTAGAATACTGGTTACTATTTATAGAATACCCGGGGATGTCCTTTTTTTTGATAAAGAATTCTTATGATAGTTTTCCATCGGTCATTTCGCTCAACCACACCCTTCAAACTTTACTCAAGACAATCTATCCTGAATCTGATGAAAAGAGAATATTAAATATTATTATTGATTTTATTCATGGGAATGCCCTTGCTTCCCACTCTCTAGGAAAAGGGAAAACAAAAGGGCAAGCAGTTCATTCAAATAAGAAAGAATTTGAATCTTCATTATCCTATCTTTTGGATTTATTTAATTAA
- a CDS encoding ATP-binding protein, with amino-acid sequence MSGGLWFAARGYFQRLRFVKDWSIATLLQALGWIVMGALRGVIPDWVSISAGNSLILLSLVYSNNIILSMFEKKPMWRSGIFSVILVFVLLVLHQFSDVAAKYRISLISFAAGLQLTLSSNTILSANRKSLLSSRFTAIFFLSCGIFLFLRSFYYTFADVSVSQIAFGKGPIQDITYLFFYVTSVMMTFGFLMMCIDIFIKGQEESEQKYRLLAENTTDAIWVLNFDEKKYLYVSPSIFNITGFTSEETIHHSLQESLTSTSLKYIMEILPIRIDEFKKTGVRKPYSDEVEQICKDGSTIWIEANTVFQWNPNGTINILGVSRNIDKRKKAEIEKNKFYFELQLLNYTKDKFFSIIAHDLKGPIGGMNTFAGMILEDLDSRPLKRIKNDLSILFQSSGEVYILLENLLTWARSQTGEIAFFPEEISLYRSVESSIASASFSIQNKSMIMKNFVDPNSKVYADEKMIEAILRNLISNAVKYSHPGGEIQISSESIGDDLQICIADFGTGITEEIRNKLFRIDAKQSSMPGTIGERGTALGLILCKEFIEKHGGSIRVESELGKGSRFYFTLPKESSVPIQV; translated from the coding sequence ATGTCGGGTGGCCTTTGGTTTGCTGCTCGGGGTTATTTCCAGAGACTTCGGTTTGTAAAAGATTGGTCAATAGCAACGCTGTTACAGGCCTTGGGGTGGATTGTTATGGGAGCTCTAAGGGGTGTTATACCTGATTGGGTGTCTATTAGTGCTGGTAATTCTCTTATTTTATTATCATTGGTATATTCTAATAATATAATACTTTCCATGTTTGAAAAAAAACCAATGTGGAGGTCTGGAATTTTTTCAGTCATTCTAGTTTTCGTATTACTGGTCTTACATCAATTTTCTGACGTTGCAGCTAAATACAGAATTTCTTTAATTTCCTTTGCGGCTGGACTGCAGCTTACTTTGTCATCCAATACTATTTTGTCTGCAAATAGAAAGTCACTTTTGTCGAGCCGATTTACTGCGATATTCTTTTTGTCCTGCGGGATATTTTTATTCCTTCGCTCCTTCTATTATACTTTTGCAGATGTTTCCGTTTCCCAAATTGCATTTGGAAAAGGACCGATTCAGGATATAACGTATCTGTTTTTTTATGTAACATCGGTAATGATGACATTCGGTTTTTTGATGATGTGTATAGATATATTCATCAAAGGCCAAGAAGAAAGTGAACAAAAATATAGGTTACTTGCAGAAAATACTACAGATGCTATCTGGGTATTAAATTTCGATGAAAAAAAATATCTCTATGTTAGCCCTTCAATTTTCAACATCACTGGATTCACCTCTGAAGAAACAATTCACCATTCTCTACAAGAATCACTTACTTCCACATCCTTAAAATACATAATGGAAATTTTACCAATCAGAATCGACGAATTTAAGAAAACTGGAGTACGAAAACCTTATAGTGATGAAGTGGAGCAGATTTGCAAAGACGGTTCCACCATCTGGATTGAAGCAAATACTGTGTTTCAATGGAATCCAAATGGCACTATCAATATACTGGGAGTTTCCAGAAATATTGATAAAAGGAAAAAAGCAGAAATTGAAAAAAACAAATTCTACTTCGAATTGCAGTTGTTAAATTATACAAAAGATAAGTTTTTTTCAATCATAGCGCATGATCTAAAAGGCCCGATAGGTGGTATGAATACTTTTGCTGGTATGATTTTGGAGGATCTGGACTCAAGACCGTTAAAACGTATTAAAAATGATCTGAGTATTCTTTTTCAGTCTTCCGGTGAAGTTTATATTCTGTTGGAAAATCTTTTGACTTGGGCGAGATCTCAAACAGGTGAGATCGCTTTTTTTCCTGAAGAAATATCCTTGTATCGTTCTGTTGAATCATCTATTGCTTCCGCCTCTTTCTCGATTCAAAACAAATCAATGATAATGAAAAATTTCGTAGATCCTAATTCCAAGGTTTATGCAGATGAAAAGATGATCGAAGCCATTCTTAGAAATCTAATTTCGAATGCTGTAAAGTATTCTCACCCAGGTGGCGAAATTCAAATTTCATCTGAATCAATCGGTGATGATTTACAGATTTGTATTGCAGATTTTGGAACTGGTATCACTGAAGAAATTCGGAATAAGTTGTTTCGGATTGATGCCAAACAATCAAGTATGCCGGGTACGATTGGCGAAAGGGGTACTGCACTTGGTTTGATCTTATGTAAAGAATTTATCGAGAAACATGGAGGAAGTATTCGAGTAGAAAGTGAATTAGGTAAGGGTTCCCGATTCTATTTCACCTTACCTAAAGAATCAAGTGTGCCTATTCAGGTATAA
- a CDS encoding efflux RND transporter periplasmic adaptor subunit, which produces MTKETFLELIKTKNAKIAVGVIFFSLISFLILKKDPKPVEVSIATQSVYRQILSVQGKTKIKELYTAYSPVNGVMRRLELHAGHKVTKGMTLLTIDWDIIKTVKASANGQILKVYRESAGPVAMGERILDYGDITKIDVSAFILSEDMPDLDLNDKVLLTGFGENTMEGRVSIIEPSAITKISSLGVEEQRVPIIIEFNPPSGIGDGYELECKIILFEKPNATVIPTSALFREDEKWAVFTVEKKRAKLRFVEVEHQSEGVSMIKSGLSVGESVILYPGDTVVNGTKVIPE; this is translated from the coding sequence ATGACAAAAGAAACTTTTTTAGAACTAATCAAAACAAAAAATGCAAAAATTGCAGTCGGTGTAATTTTCTTTTCCTTAATTTCTTTTTTAATTTTAAAGAAGGATCCAAAACCAGTAGAAGTATCCATCGCCACACAAAGTGTATATAGGCAAATACTTTCCGTACAAGGGAAAACAAAAATTAAAGAACTCTACACTGCATACTCGCCCGTAAATGGTGTTATGCGCCGATTAGAATTACATGCTGGTCATAAAGTTACGAAGGGTATGACACTTTTGACTATTGATTGGGATATAATAAAGACCGTTAAAGCAAGTGCAAATGGTCAAATTCTAAAAGTATATAGAGAGAGTGCAGGTCCAGTAGCTATGGGTGAACGTATTTTGGATTATGGCGATATTACAAAGATAGATGTATCGGCATTTATTTTATCGGAAGATATGCCTGATCTAGACCTCAACGATAAAGTGCTACTTACAGGATTTGGAGAAAATACTATGGAAGGACGAGTTTCTATCATTGAGCCATCAGCTATAACAAAAATTTCATCCCTAGGAGTAGAAGAACAACGTGTACCAATTATTATTGAATTCAATCCTCCTTCAGGGATCGGAGATGGTTATGAATTAGAATGTAAAATTATCTTATTTGAAAAACCAAATGCAACGGTAATTCCGACCTCTGCTTTATTTCGTGAAGATGAAAAATGGGCGGTGTTTACTGTTGAAAAGAAAAGAGCAAAATTACGTTTTGTTGAAGTTGAACATCAAAGCGAAGGTGTTAGTATGATTAAAAGTGGTCTTTCCGTTGGAGAATCCGTAATACTGTATCCAGGTGATACCGTTGTAAATGGAACCAAAGTTATACCTGAATAG
- a CDS encoding ABC transporter permease has translation MTMQGLTVGLVIAAGISYFSASWAAYFSLMDAKLDFYSKQNLCEGFVYLNRAPSYIESKIAALPGISDFETRISKEIVLDFPSEVYPSAAQLISLPEHTNTLYLKKGFLPKQSQDVIISENFANANQLEPGSILSSIIGGKRVFLHVTGVGLSPEFVYVFRPGNPMPDDKHYGIIWMKREAMEANFNFEGAFNQIIFHFASEGEDRLRTIRDLDALLDEFGGLGAKERKMLPSDSFLSDEFRQLRTTAVFLPGIFLAIAAFLLHIISNRLISKEREQIATLRALGYTSRDIIFHYLKLISFITAISSLTGVFVGYFLGNAMTDLYGRFYKFPQLIPNFPPLLGLFSFSFGILIGGLGTIISLRSIIKLDPAQAMRPAPPGTYTISFWESWITNLRTIQRMVLRNLFKRPTRTILTILGLSTSIMIMIIGNFIQDTVGTLLDLQFNTIQRETLTLVFRIPVEDSVLLSLKEKKGVFLAEGQRSVPIKITKHRKTKDTILTGISDGSDLRRILNHDLQPIDIPIYGIMMNTDLANKMGIQKGETIVIETLDGEKRKIPVTVSAFANEILGQGVFINRNNLNRMLDEGSLINLALLKTDPLEDKNLIEEFKDNPLVIGLFSKSAILNAFKEVMERSLQSTSIVILIFTIIISIGVIYNTAMITLSERIYELGSLRILGFSLKEVFEIIAWELIWQILIAIPIGCFLGNKVANLILNSNETEGFKVPAVIFPSTYYYSILLALTTAAISFIIVYRKLKTMDLLSVLKVRE, from the coding sequence ATGACGATGCAGGGGTTGACTGTCGGATTAGTCATCGCTGCAGGGATCAGTTATTTTTCTGCATCTTGGGCTGCCTATTTTTCATTAATGGATGCCAAATTAGATTTTTACAGTAAACAAAATTTATGCGAAGGATTTGTTTATTTAAACCGGGCCCCTTCTTATATCGAATCGAAAATCGCAGCCCTTCCAGGGATCTCTGATTTTGAAACAAGGATCTCAAAAGAGATTGTTTTAGATTTCCCTAGCGAAGTGTACCCTTCTGCTGCCCAGTTAATATCTTTACCGGAACATACGAACACTTTGTACTTAAAAAAAGGATTTTTGCCTAAACAAAGCCAAGACGTAATTATTAGCGAAAATTTTGCAAATGCCAACCAATTAGAACCAGGATCCATTTTATCTTCCATTATTGGTGGTAAACGAGTTTTTTTACATGTAACAGGCGTTGGATTGTCTCCGGAATTTGTATATGTCTTCCGACCTGGAAATCCTATGCCAGACGATAAACACTATGGCATCATTTGGATGAAGCGAGAAGCGATGGAAGCAAACTTCAATTTTGAAGGAGCTTTTAACCAGATTATTTTTCATTTTGCTTCGGAAGGGGAAGATCGGTTGCGTACGATTCGTGACCTAGATGCTTTATTAGATGAGTTCGGAGGTTTGGGGGCAAAAGAAAGGAAAATGTTGCCTTCTGATTCTTTTTTGAGTGATGAATTTCGACAACTTCGAACTACTGCAGTTTTTTTACCTGGGATCTTCTTGGCAATCGCCGCTTTCCTTTTACACATTATTTCCAATCGATTGATTTCCAAGGAACGAGAACAAATTGCAACCTTACGAGCGCTTGGTTACACTTCCCGCGATATTATTTTTCATTATCTAAAACTAATTTCTTTTATCACTGCAATAAGTAGTCTCACGGGCGTGTTTGTTGGTTATTTCCTGGGTAACGCAATGACTGATTTGTATGGGAGGTTTTATAAATTTCCACAATTAATTCCTAACTTCCCACCACTCCTCGGCTTATTTAGCTTTAGCTTTGGAATTCTAATTGGTGGATTAGGAACCATCATTTCTTTACGAAGTATCATTAAGTTAGATCCTGCACAAGCTATGCGCCCCGCTCCTCCAGGTACATATACAATTTCTTTTTGGGAATCATGGATTACAAATCTTAGAACCATACAAAGGATGGTTTTGAGAAACCTCTTCAAACGTCCCACAAGAACAATTCTCACAATTTTGGGTTTATCTACATCCATAATGATTATGATCATTGGAAACTTTATACAAGATACCGTAGGTACTTTGTTAGATTTACAGTTTAATACAATTCAAAGAGAAACGCTCACTTTGGTCTTCAGGATTCCAGTTGAAGATTCTGTATTGTTAAGTCTCAAAGAAAAGAAAGGTGTTTTTTTGGCAGAAGGACAAAGGTCTGTTCCGATAAAAATCACAAAACATAGAAAAACAAAAGATACCATTTTAACAGGAATATCAGATGGTTCCGACCTAAGAAGGATCCTAAACCATGATCTGCAGCCTATTGATATTCCTATTTACGGAATCATGATGAACACTGACCTCGCGAATAAAATGGGGATCCAAAAAGGAGAAACCATTGTGATCGAAACCCTTGATGGGGAAAAAAGAAAAATTCCTGTGACCGTTTCTGCTTTTGCCAATGAAATTTTAGGTCAGGGTGTTTTCATCAATCGCAACAATCTAAATCGAATGTTGGACGAGGGAAGTTTGATTAACCTAGCTTTATTGAAAACTGATCCTTTAGAAGATAAAAATTTAATCGAAGAGTTTAAAGACAATCCGCTAGTAATCGGTTTATTCTCAAAATCTGCGATCCTAAATGCCTTTAAGGAAGTGATGGAAAGATCTCTTCAATCGACTTCGATCGTCATTTTAATATTTACAATTATCATTTCTATAGGGGTGATCTATAATACGGCTATGATCACTTTGTCTGAACGTATTTATGAATTGGGAAGTTTAAGAATACTCGGTTTCAGTTTAAAGGAAGTATTTGAAATTATTGCCTGGGAACTAATATGGCAAATACTCATTGCAATCCCCATAGGGTGCTTTCTCGGGAACAAAGTAGCAAACCTAATTCTAAACAGTAATGAGACGGAGGGATTTAAAGTTCCTGCTGTTATTTTCCCTTCCACTTATTATTATTCAATACTTCTGGCATTAACGACTGCAGCAATCAGCTTTATAATAGTTTATCGAAAATTAAAAACAATGGACTTATTGAGCGTACTCAAGGTGAGAGAATGA
- a CDS encoding ABC transporter ATP-binding protein: MKKPNILLETKNLGKTYQVGEVPLVALHSVNLKFNEGELTVMLGASGSGKSTLLNILGGLDTATTGEVLFHGKTLALENDEGLTLYRRNHVGFVFQFYNLIPSLTSEENVRLVTDLSEHSMTPLEALTLVKLADRKNHFPAQLSGGEQQRVAIARAIAKRPELLLCDEPTGALDFKTGRIVLEAITGINQDLGTTTVVITHNESIAKIADRIILVKDGTIVSDSVNHHKKPVSEVSW, encoded by the coding sequence ATGAAGAAACCAAATATCCTTCTGGAAACAAAAAACCTTGGGAAAACCTACCAAGTTGGCGAAGTGCCTTTAGTTGCCCTGCATTCGGTAAACCTTAAATTTAATGAGGGTGAACTAACTGTTATGTTAGGCGCTTCTGGTTCAGGCAAGTCCACTCTTCTTAATATATTAGGGGGACTAGATACAGCAACTACAGGAGAAGTTCTTTTCCACGGAAAAACATTAGCTTTAGAAAATGATGAAGGGTTGACTCTTTATCGAAGAAATCATGTTGGTTTCGTATTTCAATTTTATAATTTAATTCCAAGTCTCACGTCAGAAGAGAACGTTCGTCTTGTGACCGATCTTTCAGAACATTCCATGACACCGCTTGAGGCTTTGACGTTAGTAAAATTGGCGGATCGAAAGAATCACTTCCCTGCCCAACTTTCAGGTGGAGAACAACAACGAGTGGCCATAGCGCGAGCCATAGCCAAAAGGCCTGAATTACTTCTTTGTGATGAACCTACGGGTGCGTTAGATTTTAAAACTGGACGAATTGTTCTAGAAGCAATCACAGGCATTAACCAAGACCTAGGTACAACCACAGTGGTCATCACTCACAATGAATCCATTGCAAAAATCGCCGATCGTATTATACTTGTGAAGGATGGAACCATTGTTTCAGATTCTGTCAATCATCACAAAAAACCTGTATCCGAGGTTAGTTGGTGA
- a CDS encoding DUF167 domain-containing protein, translating to MKLTVKVKPNNKQPGLEFISETECVARLKSPPVDGKANEELILLLSKHFRVPKNNITILSGLLSKSKIVSVLSRD from the coding sequence ATGAAACTAACTGTAAAGGTAAAACCAAACAACAAACAACCCGGACTAGAATTTATTTCGGAAACGGAATGCGTCGCACGTTTAAAATCACCACCTGTAGATGGGAAGGCAAATGAAGAACTCATCCTTCTACTTTCAAAGCACTTTCGTGTTCCGAAAAACAATATTACTATCTTGTCGGGACTTTTATCTAAATCTAAAATCGTTTCTGTCCTTTCGAGAGATTGA